Proteins encoded in a region of the Calypte anna isolate BGI_N300 chromosome 15, bCalAnn1_v1.p, whole genome shotgun sequence genome:
- the LOC103536663 gene encoding uncharacterized protein LOC103536663, which translates to MAAGADTVEKGNVQLENHYPRQRTWSARTFHDFLAPIPQLQKKWCSWTTNSPFTKLVDNSGFPTATRSQGVPTRKVISATEIEGASEPVYSDSSASNASYPLTLSAQRQRKLSSCNLKKSRFGNPYFGFLASSPDSKHMKSLDPSRHLGVTSPVNSQSPKNPLENSNPLKINLVNGSKTKELMVEADKNKPVFVISEEDDQQPLVLAEHLNQCGDHLSEQNTVYAPAVADKQPVVVTVEGNSSTNFTANLSLWAKSPGLFKGHVKAPSSSRDQESSSVVDANATETSQTCDTLTTSTLCQASVQ; encoded by the exons ATGGCTGCAGGAGCAGACACTGTTGAGAAGGGGAATGTCCAGCTGGAAAACCACTATCCCAGACAGCGCACGTGGAGTGCCCGCACTTTCCATGACTTCCTGGCTCCAATaccacagctacagaaaaaatgGTGTAGCTGGACCACCAACAGTCCCTTCACAAAGCTGGTTGACAACAGC GGTTTCCCTACAGCTACAAGATCCCAAGGTGTCCCAACTAGAAAGGTCATCTCAGCCACTGAGATAGAGGGAGCATCAGAGCCAGTTTACTCTGACTCATCTGCCAGTAATGCCTCCTACCCCCTCACCCTCTCTGCACAAAGACAGCGGAAGCTAAGCTCCTGTAATTTGAAGAAATCCAGGTTTGGGAACCCTTACTTTGGATTTTTGGCCAGTTCCCCTGACAGCAAACACATGAAGTCCTTGGATCCCTCAAGACATCTAGGGGTCACATCTCCAGTTAACAGCCAAAGCCCCAAAAATCCTCTAGAGAACTCCAACCCACTGAAAATCAACTTGGTCAATGGTTCAAAAACAAAGGAGCTTATGGTAGAAGCagataaaaacaaaccagtttttgttatttctgaGGAAGATGATCAGCAGCCTTTGGTCCTAGCAGAGCATCTTAATCAATGTGGAGATCATCTGTCAGAGCAAAACACTGTGTATGCTCCAGCTGTGGCAGATAAACAGCCGGTGGTGGTGACTGTTGAGGGGAACAGTTCTACCAACTTCACAGCAAACCTGTCCCTTTGGGCAAAATCCCCTGGTTTATTCAAAGGTCATGTGAAGGCCCCCAGCTCTTCCAGGGACCAGGAGAGCTCATCAGTTGTAGATGCTAATGCTACTGAGACCTCACAGACCTGTGATACCCTAACCACATCTACATTATGCCAAGCTTCAGTCCAGTGA